One segment of Leptodactylus fuscus isolate aLepFus1 chromosome 7, aLepFus1.hap2, whole genome shotgun sequence DNA contains the following:
- the KCNA4 gene encoding potassium voltage-gated channel subfamily A member 4 gives MEVAMVSAESSGCSSHLPYGYAQARARERERLAHSRAAQQQQQQQAAAAAAAEGNSAGGGACQSAGRAPASSGGHAHQQPQQQQQQQQQQQVSAQRRKNRRKYWPLGGCNRWRSRHHQAGNECSSGGAGGGGEEDGGTFPSELAPCGSEEMMLREEDEEEEEDEEQKFYLCGGSGRDRSPGYHPVYSEFECCERVVINVSGLRFETQLKTLTQFPETLLGDAEKRMRYFDPLRNEYFFDRNRPSFDAILYYYQSGGRLKRPVNVPFDIFSEEVKFYELGEEALLKYREDEGFVKEEEKRLPDNEFKRQVWLLFEYPESSGPARGIAIVSVLVILISIVIFCLETLPEFRDDKDSLLPPLATRGSADEEGYGAYNGTLGGAPVSGHTAFNDPFFIVETVCIVWFSFEFAVRLFACPSKPGFFRNIMNIIDIVSILPYFITLGTELGNQPQQQQQQQQQQQHPLQGTGQQQQAMSFAILRIIRLVRVFRIFKLSRHSKGLQILGHTLRASMRELGLLIFFLFIGVILFSSAVYFAEADEPTTHFHSIPDAFWWAVVTMTTVGYGDMKPITVGGKIVGSLCAIAGVLTIALPVPVIVSNFNYFYHRETENEEQTPLAASSSSCPYLPTTLLKKLKSSSSSSLQDKSEYLEMEEGLKESLCVRDKSSQGNGNETIKYNCVNLKTLETDV, from the coding sequence ATGGAGGTAGCCATGGTGAGCGCGGAAAGCTCCGGCTGCAGCAGCCACCTGCCCTATGGCTACGCGCAGGCCCGTGCCCGAGAGCGGGAGCGCCTTGCACACTCCCGGGCAGCCCAGCAACAGCAGCAACAAcaagcagcggcggcggcggcggcggaagGCAACAGCGCGGGGGGCGGGGCCTGTCAGTCAGCTGGGCGCGCCCCCGCCTCCAGCGGCGGGCACGCGCACCAGCAgccacaacagcagcagcagcagcagcagcagcaacaagtCTCCGCACAGAGGAGGAAGAACCGGCGCAAGTACTGGCCCCTGGGCGGCTGCAACAGGTGGAGGAGCCGCCACCACCAAGCGGGCAACGAATGCAGCAGCGGAGGCGCCggcggaggaggagaagaagacggAGGCACCTTCCCCTCGGAGCTGGCTCCTTGCGGCTCTGAGGAGATGATGCTCAGGGAAGAAgacgaagaagaggaggaggacgaggagcagAAGTTCTACCTGTGTGGCGGCAGTGGCCGGGACCGGAGCCCCGGATACCACCCGGTCTACAGCGAGTTCGAGTGCTGCGAGCGGGTCGTCATCAACGTTTCGGGGCTGCGGTTCGAAACGCAACTCAAAACGCTAACGCAGTTCCCGGAGACGCTGCTGGGAGACGCCGAGAAGAGGATGCGATACTTCGACCCGCTCAGGAACGAATATTTCTTCGACCGAAACCGGCCGAGTTTCGACGCCATCCTCTACTACTACCAGTCCGGGGGGAGGCTGAAGAGACCCGTCAATGTGCCCTTCGACATCTTCTCCGAGGAGGTGAAGTTCTACGAACTCGGGGAGGAAGCCTTGCTCAAGTACCGGGAGGACGAGGGGTTcgtcaaggaggaggagaagcggcTGCCGGACAACGAGTTCAAGAGACAGGTGTGGCTGCTGTTCGAGTACCCCGAGAGCTCCGGGCCGGCCCGGGGGATCGCCATCGTGTCCGTGCTCGTCATCCTCATCTCCATCGTCATCTTCTGCCTGGAGACCTTacctgagttccgtgatgacaaGGACAGTCTGCTGCCCCCGCTGGCCACTCGGGGGAGTGCAGATGAGGAGGGCTATGGGGCTTACAATGGCACCCTAGGGGGGGCACCTGTGAGTGGGCACACTGCCTTCAACGACCCCTTCTTCATAGTGGAGACTGTGTGCATCGTGTGGTTCTCCTTTGAGTTTGCAGTGAGGCTCTTCGCCTGTCCCAGCAAGCCTggcttcttcaggaacatcatgAACATCATAGACATTGTGTCCATCCTGCCTTACTTTATCACCCTGGGCACCGAGCTGGGGAACCAGCCccaacaacaacagcagcaacaaCAGCAGCAACAGCACCCCCTACAGGGCACGGGGCAGCAGCAACAGGCCATGTCCTTTGCCATCCTCAGAATAATCCGCCTGGTTAGGGTCTTCCGAATTTTCAAGCTGTCCAGGCACTCCAAGGGGTTGCAGATATTGGGGCACACCCTGCGGGCCAGCATGAGAGAACTGGGGCTGCTTATTTTCTTCCTCTTCATCGGAGTCATCCTCTTCTCCAGCGCTGTGTACTTTGCCGAGGCCGACGAGCCCACCACGCACTTCCATAGCATCCCCGATGCCTTCTGGTGGGCGGTGGTCACGATGACGACGGTGGGGTACGGAGATATGAAACCCATTACGGTTGGGGGCAAGATAGTCGGTTCCCTGTGTGCCATAGCCGGGGTGTTGACTATCGCCTTGCCCGTGCCAGTCATCGTCTCCAATTTTAACTATTTCTACCATAGGGAGACTGAGAACGAAGAGCAGACGCCATTGGCGGCCAGCAGCTCCAGCTGCCCCTATTTGCCTACCACCTTGTTGAAGAAGTTAAAGAGCTCGTCCTCTTCCTCTCTGCAGGACAAGTCGGAGTACCTAGAGATGGAAGAAGGGCTCAAGGAGTCTCTGTGTGTCAGGGACAAGTCCAGCCAGGGCAATGGCAACGAGACCATAAAGTATAACTGTGTGAATCTAAAGACTCTGGAAACCGATGtgtga